One window of Electrophorus electricus isolate fEleEle1 chromosome 24, fEleEle1.pri, whole genome shotgun sequence genomic DNA carries:
- the znf385a gene encoding zinc finger protein 385A isoform X4 — translation MDPVQKAVINHTFGVPLVKTKRPVISCNVCQIRFNSESQAEAHYKGNRHARRVKGIETSKSRPLESDKPPPGPMASLSPPGTLLPSGDTDSSRADETQLNRSLAAQGPMSAPATPDSPGPLMPSPASTLALPAATSIPGCGSSNPEQAGPGATAAVMGPAHGNPETEEDKAKKLLYCSLCKVAVNSLSQLEAHNKGTKHKTILEARSGLGPIKAYPRLCPKPSGEQGGGPTDPNTQERTFHCEICNVRVNSELQLKQHISSRRHRDGVAGKPNPLLSRHKKQRGADLADLTKALGAGLLPSPLAVAAAMAAAASSGPLALRAAAPAPHPHHHLLQGPPLSHAILRPAPGPIRTSHGPILFSPY, via the exons ATGGATCCCGTTCAGAAAGCAGTAATCAACCACACCTTTGGTGTCCCTCTGGTCAAGACCAAGCGGCCTGTCATCTCCTGTAACGTCTGCCAGATCCGGTTCAACTCCGAG AGCCAGGCAGAGGCCCACTACAAGGGCAACCGCCATGCCAGGAGGGTCAAAGGCATCGAGACCTCCAAGAGTCGCCCACTGGAGAGTGACAAGCCTCCCCCTGGGCCCATGGCATCACTATCACCCCCAGGGACGCTGCTGCCCAGCGGAGACACTGACTCCAGCAGAGCAG ATGAAACGCAGCTGAACAGGTCTTTGGCAGCCCAGGGGCCCATGTCAGCCCCTGCTACCCCAGACTCCCCTGGTCCCCTCATGCCAAGCCCTGCCTCCACCTTGGCCCTGCCCGCTGCCACCTCCATCCCAGGCTGTGGCTCCTCAAACCCGGAGCAAGCTGGCCCTGGGGCCACTGCGGCAGTCATGGGCCCCGCTCACGGAAACCCCGAGACTGAAGAGGACAAGGCCAAGAAGCTGCTGTACTGCTCCCTGTGCAAAGTGGCTGTGAACTCTCTGTCCCAGCTGGAGGCGCACAACAAAG GCACCAAACACAAAACCATTCTGGAGGCCCGTAGTGGGCTGGGCCCTATTAAGGCGTACCCTCGCCTGTGCCCCAAGCCCAGCGGGGAACAGGGAGGCGGGCCCACGGACCCCAACACTCAGGAACGCACCTTCCACTGTGAGATCTGCAACGTGCGGGTCAACTCGGAACTGCAGCTCAAACAG caCATATCAAGTCGAAGGCACCGGGATGGAGTAGCAGGGAAGCCCAACCCACTTCTAAGCCGCCACAAAAAGCAGAGGGGTGCAGACCTCGCG gatctCACCAAAGCCCTGGGTGCTGGCCTACTGCCCAGTCCTCTGGCCGTTGCCGCAGCGATGGCAGCTGCTGCATCCTCCGGTCCGCTGGCTCTGCGCGCCGCTGCTCCCGCCCCACACCCGCATCATCATCTCCTGCAGGGACCGCCCCTTAGCCATGCCATCCTGAGGCCGGCCCCTGGGCCCATCCGCACCTCACACGGGCCGATTCTCTTCTCTCCTTATTGA
- the znf385a gene encoding zinc finger protein 385A isoform X2, which produces MWGSGSINRTGAVPTFLRTPTVIQPHLDMKPFLQFPMETAPPHSVGLFHNFNTMDPVQKAVINHTFGVPLVKTKRPVISCNVCQIRFNSESQAEAHYKGNRHARRVKGIETSKSRPLESDKPPPGPMASLSPPGTLLPSGDTDSSRADETQLNRSLAAQGPMSAPATPDSPGPLMPSPASTLALPAATSIPGCGSSNPEQAGPGATAAVMGPAHGNPETEEDKAKKLLYCSLCKVAVNSLSQLEAHNKGTKHKTILEARSGLGPIKAYPRLCPKPSGEQGGGPTDPNTQERTFHCEICNVRVNSELQLKQHISSRRHRDGVAGKPNPLLSRHKKQRGADLADLTKALGAGLLPSPLAVAAAMAAAASSGPLALRAAAPAPHPHHHLLQGPPLSHAILRPAPGPIRTSHGPILFSPY; this is translated from the exons GAAGTATCAACCGAACAGGGGCGGTCCCCACTTTTCTGCGGACCCCTACAGTGATCCAACCTCATCTGGACATGAAGCCCTTCCTGCAGTTTCCCATGGAGACAGCCCCACCTCACAGCGTTGGGCTCTTCCACAATTTTAACACG ATGGATCCCGTTCAGAAAGCAGTAATCAACCACACCTTTGGTGTCCCTCTGGTCAAGACCAAGCGGCCTGTCATCTCCTGTAACGTCTGCCAGATCCGGTTCAACTCCGAG AGCCAGGCAGAGGCCCACTACAAGGGCAACCGCCATGCCAGGAGGGTCAAAGGCATCGAGACCTCCAAGAGTCGCCCACTGGAGAGTGACAAGCCTCCCCCTGGGCCCATGGCATCACTATCACCCCCAGGGACGCTGCTGCCCAGCGGAGACACTGACTCCAGCAGAGCAG ATGAAACGCAGCTGAACAGGTCTTTGGCAGCCCAGGGGCCCATGTCAGCCCCTGCTACCCCAGACTCCCCTGGTCCCCTCATGCCAAGCCCTGCCTCCACCTTGGCCCTGCCCGCTGCCACCTCCATCCCAGGCTGTGGCTCCTCAAACCCGGAGCAAGCTGGCCCTGGGGCCACTGCGGCAGTCATGGGCCCCGCTCACGGAAACCCCGAGACTGAAGAGGACAAGGCCAAGAAGCTGCTGTACTGCTCCCTGTGCAAAGTGGCTGTGAACTCTCTGTCCCAGCTGGAGGCGCACAACAAAG GCACCAAACACAAAACCATTCTGGAGGCCCGTAGTGGGCTGGGCCCTATTAAGGCGTACCCTCGCCTGTGCCCCAAGCCCAGCGGGGAACAGGGAGGCGGGCCCACGGACCCCAACACTCAGGAACGCACCTTCCACTGTGAGATCTGCAACGTGCGGGTCAACTCGGAACTGCAGCTCAAACAG caCATATCAAGTCGAAGGCACCGGGATGGAGTAGCAGGGAAGCCCAACCCACTTCTAAGCCGCCACAAAAAGCAGAGGGGTGCAGACCTCGCG gatctCACCAAAGCCCTGGGTGCTGGCCTACTGCCCAGTCCTCTGGCCGTTGCCGCAGCGATGGCAGCTGCTGCATCCTCCGGTCCGCTGGCTCTGCGCGCCGCTGCTCCCGCCCCACACCCGCATCATCATCTCCTGCAGGGACCGCCCCTTAGCCATGCCATCCTGAGGCCGGCCCCTGGGCCCATCCGCACCTCACACGGGCCGATTCTCTTCTCTCCTTATTGA
- the znf385a gene encoding zinc finger protein 385A isoform X1, which translates to MLERISTQNWSCQGGRENPEAEREEPRGRGKAEEVSFMWGSGSINRTGAVPTFLRTPTVIQPHLDMKPFLQFPMETAPPHSVGLFHNFNTMDPVQKAVINHTFGVPLVKTKRPVISCNVCQIRFNSESQAEAHYKGNRHARRVKGIETSKSRPLESDKPPPGPMASLSPPGTLLPSGDTDSSRADETQLNRSLAAQGPMSAPATPDSPGPLMPSPASTLALPAATSIPGCGSSNPEQAGPGATAAVMGPAHGNPETEEDKAKKLLYCSLCKVAVNSLSQLEAHNKGTKHKTILEARSGLGPIKAYPRLCPKPSGEQGGGPTDPNTQERTFHCEICNVRVNSELQLKQHISSRRHRDGVAGKPNPLLSRHKKQRGADLADLTKALGAGLLPSPLAVAAAMAAAASSGPLALRAAAPAPHPHHHLLQGPPLSHAILRPAPGPIRTSHGPILFSPY; encoded by the exons GAAGTATCAACCGAACAGGGGCGGTCCCCACTTTTCTGCGGACCCCTACAGTGATCCAACCTCATCTGGACATGAAGCCCTTCCTGCAGTTTCCCATGGAGACAGCCCCACCTCACAGCGTTGGGCTCTTCCACAATTTTAACACG ATGGATCCCGTTCAGAAAGCAGTAATCAACCACACCTTTGGTGTCCCTCTGGTCAAGACCAAGCGGCCTGTCATCTCCTGTAACGTCTGCCAGATCCGGTTCAACTCCGAG AGCCAGGCAGAGGCCCACTACAAGGGCAACCGCCATGCCAGGAGGGTCAAAGGCATCGAGACCTCCAAGAGTCGCCCACTGGAGAGTGACAAGCCTCCCCCTGGGCCCATGGCATCACTATCACCCCCAGGGACGCTGCTGCCCAGCGGAGACACTGACTCCAGCAGAGCAG ATGAAACGCAGCTGAACAGGTCTTTGGCAGCCCAGGGGCCCATGTCAGCCCCTGCTACCCCAGACTCCCCTGGTCCCCTCATGCCAAGCCCTGCCTCCACCTTGGCCCTGCCCGCTGCCACCTCCATCCCAGGCTGTGGCTCCTCAAACCCGGAGCAAGCTGGCCCTGGGGCCACTGCGGCAGTCATGGGCCCCGCTCACGGAAACCCCGAGACTGAAGAGGACAAGGCCAAGAAGCTGCTGTACTGCTCCCTGTGCAAAGTGGCTGTGAACTCTCTGTCCCAGCTGGAGGCGCACAACAAAG GCACCAAACACAAAACCATTCTGGAGGCCCGTAGTGGGCTGGGCCCTATTAAGGCGTACCCTCGCCTGTGCCCCAAGCCCAGCGGGGAACAGGGAGGCGGGCCCACGGACCCCAACACTCAGGAACGCACCTTCCACTGTGAGATCTGCAACGTGCGGGTCAACTCGGAACTGCAGCTCAAACAG caCATATCAAGTCGAAGGCACCGGGATGGAGTAGCAGGGAAGCCCAACCCACTTCTAAGCCGCCACAAAAAGCAGAGGGGTGCAGACCTCGCG gatctCACCAAAGCCCTGGGTGCTGGCCTACTGCCCAGTCCTCTGGCCGTTGCCGCAGCGATGGCAGCTGCTGCATCCTCCGGTCCGCTGGCTCTGCGCGCCGCTGCTCCCGCCCCACACCCGCATCATCATCTCCTGCAGGGACCGCCCCTTAGCCATGCCATCCTGAGGCCGGCCCCTGGGCCCATCCGCACCTCACACGGGCCGATTCTCTTCTCTCCTTATTGA
- the znf385a gene encoding zinc finger protein 385A isoform X3, whose translation MILGSINRTGAVPTFLRTPTVIQPHLDMKPFLQFPMETAPPHSVGLFHNFNTMDPVQKAVINHTFGVPLVKTKRPVISCNVCQIRFNSESQAEAHYKGNRHARRVKGIETSKSRPLESDKPPPGPMASLSPPGTLLPSGDTDSSRADETQLNRSLAAQGPMSAPATPDSPGPLMPSPASTLALPAATSIPGCGSSNPEQAGPGATAAVMGPAHGNPETEEDKAKKLLYCSLCKVAVNSLSQLEAHNKGTKHKTILEARSGLGPIKAYPRLCPKPSGEQGGGPTDPNTQERTFHCEICNVRVNSELQLKQHISSRRHRDGVAGKPNPLLSRHKKQRGADLADLTKALGAGLLPSPLAVAAAMAAAASSGPLALRAAAPAPHPHHHLLQGPPLSHAILRPAPGPIRTSHGPILFSPY comes from the exons GAAGTATCAACCGAACAGGGGCGGTCCCCACTTTTCTGCGGACCCCTACAGTGATCCAACCTCATCTGGACATGAAGCCCTTCCTGCAGTTTCCCATGGAGACAGCCCCACCTCACAGCGTTGGGCTCTTCCACAATTTTAACACG ATGGATCCCGTTCAGAAAGCAGTAATCAACCACACCTTTGGTGTCCCTCTGGTCAAGACCAAGCGGCCTGTCATCTCCTGTAACGTCTGCCAGATCCGGTTCAACTCCGAG AGCCAGGCAGAGGCCCACTACAAGGGCAACCGCCATGCCAGGAGGGTCAAAGGCATCGAGACCTCCAAGAGTCGCCCACTGGAGAGTGACAAGCCTCCCCCTGGGCCCATGGCATCACTATCACCCCCAGGGACGCTGCTGCCCAGCGGAGACACTGACTCCAGCAGAGCAG ATGAAACGCAGCTGAACAGGTCTTTGGCAGCCCAGGGGCCCATGTCAGCCCCTGCTACCCCAGACTCCCCTGGTCCCCTCATGCCAAGCCCTGCCTCCACCTTGGCCCTGCCCGCTGCCACCTCCATCCCAGGCTGTGGCTCCTCAAACCCGGAGCAAGCTGGCCCTGGGGCCACTGCGGCAGTCATGGGCCCCGCTCACGGAAACCCCGAGACTGAAGAGGACAAGGCCAAGAAGCTGCTGTACTGCTCCCTGTGCAAAGTGGCTGTGAACTCTCTGTCCCAGCTGGAGGCGCACAACAAAG GCACCAAACACAAAACCATTCTGGAGGCCCGTAGTGGGCTGGGCCCTATTAAGGCGTACCCTCGCCTGTGCCCCAAGCCCAGCGGGGAACAGGGAGGCGGGCCCACGGACCCCAACACTCAGGAACGCACCTTCCACTGTGAGATCTGCAACGTGCGGGTCAACTCGGAACTGCAGCTCAAACAG caCATATCAAGTCGAAGGCACCGGGATGGAGTAGCAGGGAAGCCCAACCCACTTCTAAGCCGCCACAAAAAGCAGAGGGGTGCAGACCTCGCG gatctCACCAAAGCCCTGGGTGCTGGCCTACTGCCCAGTCCTCTGGCCGTTGCCGCAGCGATGGCAGCTGCTGCATCCTCCGGTCCGCTGGCTCTGCGCGCCGCTGCTCCCGCCCCACACCCGCATCATCATCTCCTGCAGGGACCGCCCCTTAGCCATGCCATCCTGAGGCCGGCCCCTGGGCCCATCCGCACCTCACACGGGCCGATTCTCTTCTCTCCTTATTGA